In Haematobia irritans isolate KBUSLIRL chromosome 1, ASM5000362v1, whole genome shotgun sequence, a genomic segment contains:
- the LOC142221217 gene encoding guanylate kinase isoform X1 yields the protein MISVLFIANRLFSTMSKQGPRPVVVCGPSGSGKSTLLNRLFKEFPNTFGFSVSHTTRKPRPGEEDGVHYNFVEREYMEAAVANGEFIESATFSGNMYGTSKEAVRKVQNAGKVCILDIEPQGVEQVKKTDLNPILIYNNPPSIAALEERLRKRNTETEETLKKRLDAAATEIAYGLTPGNFHKIIHNVDIDESYEIFRDFIISELKAQEAEGVQICW from the coding sequence atgatTAGCGTTCTCTTTATTGCCAATAGGCTATTTAGCACTATGTCCAAACAGGGACCCAGACCAGTTGTTGTATGCGGACCTTCGGGTTCCGGCAAGAGTACCTTGTTGAATAGGCTTTTCAAGGAATTCCCAAATACCTTTGGTTTTAGCGTATCACACACAACACGTAAACCCCGACCGGGTGAGGAAGATGGCGTTCACTATAACTTTGTGGAACGTGAATATATGGAGGCGGCTGTGGCCAATGGTGAGTTCATTGAATCGGCAACATTCAGTGGTAATATGTATGGTACGAGCAAAGAGGCTGTAAGAAAAGTCCAAAATGCCGGTAAGGTTTGCATTCTGGACATCGAACCCCAGGGAGTGGAACAGGTGAAAAAGACTGATCTAAATCCCATTTTGATTTACAACAATCCCCCCTCGATTGCCGCCTTGGAAGAACGGTTGCGTAAGCGCAATACCGAAACAGAGGAAACTTTAAAGAAACGTTTAGATGCTGCAGCCACCGAGATCGCTTATGGTCTAACACCcggaaatttccataaaattatccATAACGTAGATATAGATGAGTCCTATGAAATCTTTCGTGATTTCATAATATCCGAATTGAAAGCTCAGGAAGCAGAAGGTGTACAAATCTGTTGGTAA
- the LOC142221217 gene encoding guanylate kinase isoform X2, which produces MSKQGPRPVVVCGPSGSGKSTLLNRLFKEFPNTFGFSVSHTTRKPRPGEEDGVHYNFVEREYMEAAVANGEFIESATFSGNMYGTSKEAVRKVQNAGKVCILDIEPQGVEQVKKTDLNPILIYNNPPSIAALEERLRKRNTETEETLKKRLDAAATEIAYGLTPGNFHKIIHNVDIDESYEIFRDFIISELKAQEAEGVQICW; this is translated from the coding sequence ATGTCCAAACAGGGACCCAGACCAGTTGTTGTATGCGGACCTTCGGGTTCCGGCAAGAGTACCTTGTTGAATAGGCTTTTCAAGGAATTCCCAAATACCTTTGGTTTTAGCGTATCACACACAACACGTAAACCCCGACCGGGTGAGGAAGATGGCGTTCACTATAACTTTGTGGAACGTGAATATATGGAGGCGGCTGTGGCCAATGGTGAGTTCATTGAATCGGCAACATTCAGTGGTAATATGTATGGTACGAGCAAAGAGGCTGTAAGAAAAGTCCAAAATGCCGGTAAGGTTTGCATTCTGGACATCGAACCCCAGGGAGTGGAACAGGTGAAAAAGACTGATCTAAATCCCATTTTGATTTACAACAATCCCCCCTCGATTGCCGCCTTGGAAGAACGGTTGCGTAAGCGCAATACCGAAACAGAGGAAACTTTAAAGAAACGTTTAGATGCTGCAGCCACCGAGATCGCTTATGGTCTAACACCcggaaatttccataaaattatccATAACGTAGATATAGATGAGTCCTATGAAATCTTTCGTGATTTCATAATATCCGAATTGAAAGCTCAGGAAGCAGAAGGTGTACAAATCTGTTGGTAA